gaaacatatTATTGTCAGCAGTCGGCATCTCTTAAGATCATGCACAATTCCCACAACAAATCGAAAAAAGAACACAGTAATTTTTACATAAGTGGAACCTCTGTTCAAGCATCTTAGGGGCCATTACCATGATTATTATTTTCTCATGTCTTACTCGATGATTTCAGTAATCATCCatgattttttttcttccttttatgtatttcttctttttctccccTTCCCCACTTTGGCCCCAAAAGGATGGAGAAGGTAGCTCTGAGAAGCTCAAGCAGCCAGGCTAAGATCATGGGCACCATAGTATCAATATCAGGAGCATTTGTAGTCACGCTCTACAAAGGTCCAGCGATTGTAATATCTTCATCACCATCCAAATCACTCCATTCCCTGGCCTCATCACAGTCCAATTGGGTCCTTGGCAGCCTTTACCTTACCACTGAATATCTACTCATACCAGTCTGGTACATTATTCAGGTATCCCTACTGCTGATTTCACTCTCTACCCAAAACTAAAATGTCTCGAACATGTTCGACAGTATTTCGATACGCATAGCAAAAGAGAAAACTAAATTTAAAATGTACGGCATTATCAGGCAAAAATTATGACGGAGTACCCATCAGAGCTCACAGTGGTTTTCTTCTACAACTTGTGTGTGGCCATTGTAGCTGCCGTCGCAGGTTTAGTTGCAGAAGTGGACTTGAGTGCTTGGAGAGTTGGACTCAACATAGCATTGATATCTATCTTATGCTCGGTAAGATACTGAACGACTACCACCATTGCACGATTGGTAAAGAGCCTTCTCTTCAGTGTCGAAGACTAGATGTGGCTAATTAATTATTTACCTTTGTGTAGGGATTTTTTGGGTCATTCATGAGCATTGCAGTTCACACATGGGCTCTGCGCTTGAAGGGACCGGTCTATGTAGCTATGTTCAAGCCATTATCCATTGTAATAGCAGTTGCCATGGGAGTCATATTCCTGGGAGACACACTCCATCTTGGGAGGTACTCTCACAGTTTTGCTCTATGTTTTTTCTCTCGCCAATCACCCCCTCTCCCTGCACACACGGAAAAGCAAATTTCTTTCCTCCAACAAGGGTAAAAGGAAATGAACGTGCAATGGGCCAACTAGTACACTTTCTTGAGGGGAAAATTTCTTGAGGTTGAGAGAGAACAAAGAAGGAGGAAAATTGGTgcatgttttcttcttttgttgctAAAGTTATTGTTCTACTTTCATTTTCCTTTGGCCTCCCTGTGCAGTGTTGTTGGAGCAACCATAATATCCCTCGGGTTTTATACGGTCATGTGGGGGAAAGCGAAAGAAGAGGTGAATGAGGAATGTGGGTTTAGAAGCTTGGACTCGCAGTCTACTCAAAAGACCCCTCTGTTGCCAAGCTAATGAGCGATACAGTTGATGAAATGTAAAACCAATTGTATGCATATGAATTGAAGCCCAGTTATGTTCCCCAGCTAGCTAGCTACTTGCATTCTGAAAATTTTAATGGGCTTCTTCAGATTCAGAGCACAGAACCCGTCACTGAGGATCATATAAAGCATGCGGTGAGGCACACATGAACTGACACAGCTCAGGCATTTGAATATTATGACATGATAGTATTATCCCACCCAGATTTATGAAAGAATGAAGGGAAAAAAATTGAATAGCACTTTCAGGAATAGACAGGGATGGTACAGAAAACATCTACTCTTTACAAGAAAGTGTGGTGGGCATCCAAAATAAGAGCCTGTAATATTCTCAACATATATAATATCTCAGAATCTTAAGCCTTGTGACATAGGGAAGCGCCACTGGGATGGTACAGAAAACATCTGTAAAGTGTGGTGGGCCTCCAAAAGAAGAGCCTGTTATGTTCTAACATTTATAATATCTCAGAATTTTAAGCCTCGTGAAATAGGGAAGCCCCAAAACTTCTCTATCATCTATCCAACAAAATGTAGATAAATGCATGTAAACATGCTGCTGCTGCAGCAGAGAAATATTTGGTAATCTAGCTTTCTGAAACGAAAATCAAACATTCCAAGGTCTGCAAAAAGAACTAATCCACAATCCATATGCTAGTAAAAAATAACTTATAACTAATCCATAATCCATATAAAATTTACTACCGTTCAATCCTAATCCATATTCTTATTTCATACCCTTAATAGGAACCCCTCTCAATTAATCAAACACTGGCTGAAAACATGTGATTTGCAGATATTATATAATAGGAAGCaacaataattattatatttaaacaAGCTAATCCCTCATAAACAGCTAGAGGAACTACATGGTCCACAGTTATAAAACATCCATTTTCCACCAAAATAAATATGGAGAAGGAGGTTATTTATAGGCACAATGAGGCCCTTTCCATTTTCACCACAAACCCAGTATAGAGATTCTTTAAAAAGTATACAACAATACTAGCACTCACAGAAACACTAAACCATCTTCTTCTCAACCTGCTAATTGAGACTAATTTTTTCCAGTAGTTTTACAAAAGCACCTCTTACATGTTTCTGAGCTACCACACCCCTCAACACAAACAAAAAATGGTACATGAAAGGGCATTGGAAACAAACTTAACATCATCCCACTTTTCTTGtcacataaaataaaatgaaacaaaatatctaTGCCCACTGAGATGCATTCAACCTTGCAGGGTAAACCCAAATCCCCCAGTTCCCTGAACTTCATCTACATATGGAAATACTGTATTGTGTTGTGCCCCAAAACAGAAAGGCTGGATCAATATAAGTTGAGATGGAAAAAATCTGACACTACAATGTTCCTTAAGTCTTCAGGTCCTCCGACATAGCTGAAGGTATACAATGTGTTGTAAGAATGTCTAAAGTTGCTGCCTTGGCAGTCTTGGTCTGTAGCACAACTATCTGCAGAAAAAGAATGGATGAACTCACAATGAGCATctatgagggagagagagagagagagagagagagagaacctgttGGTATTCAAGATCAAACTTCAAAAATTCTTCATCACAATTCTCCACCATGCTGGCCAAGCCCTTCAAATTCTTCACAGGCTCACCATTAAAAGCAAGAACCTACATAAACGTGCATAAGATCAGCAAGAGAAGCGCATTTAGAAGTAAATGTGCTTTGTTACATAGTCACTTGTGTAGTCACAGATATCCCTCACCTGGGTGTTCACAATGTCCTCATATCCAATGTTAATGTCAGCCACAAGAACCTATTACAAGTGGAAAAAATATGCAATGATCTCAAAATCAGCACAACAGAGTCGGGAAAGATATCACACacacagtgtgtgtgtgtgtgtgtgtgtgtgtgtgtgtgtgtgtgagagagagagagagagagagaagagagagaagagagagaccTGAGAAACAACAACAAGCTGTTCATCTATAGATTGTGCCATTGCATGCAGATGCTTGTCCAACAATTTAACAGGAGCATCAAACTCATAATCTTTTCCATACTGGAAATTGTTCAAACACAGAAGTTCAGAATtaaccaaaataaaaataaaaaataaggaaacatcATAAGCACTCTTGAAACTCAATTTTGACACAATCAGCTTCTACAAGTAAGAAACAGCATCAGCAAGGCCCGAATGCAGAATTATATAAGGCAACTGGAAAAACTAAATTTTATCAGCCTTCTGGAACTCAATTTTGATGCTTGTCCAACAACATAACCGGAGCATCAATTTCATAATTCTTTCCAAACTGAAAATTGTTCAAACATGAGTTCAGAATTAACtgaaaaaaaccaaaaacaagtAAAGAAACATCATAAATGCTTTTGAAACTCGATTTTGACAAAATCAGTTTCTACAAATGAGAAACAGCATCAGCACAAATACAAAAGCAAGGCCCAAAGGCATAATTATGTAAGGAAACTGGAAAAACTAaattttatgagcttaaatggAATGTGTAGTTCATCATCAGGACAGGCAATTCTAtaaaaatatgaatgataaattgATGTTATTGCATGCGTGCAAATCATCAAAAAGACCAAGCACAAATAAAGTGTCCTATATAAGCACAAACAATCCACTACATCAACAGTGATTTAACAAAAAGAAACTCACTATGCACATACACCTATCTTACAAAGACTTGGGCATTGGTGTTGGTTGCAGGTGTATGTCCAAGGTGGGCTTGCCTCTTTTCAAGGATTTCCACTATTTTTATGCATTAATGCTCAGGTCTCACTGCTAAATTATCCAAGAGGATTACTCCAATGTGAAGGATCATAATATCAGAGACATACACATCACCCACTCTCAAGCTCCATGTGGCCATGCCAAAACAGGCAGCCGTGCACACAAGGAGACACTGAAGCACATAACTAGAGCAGGATACTATATTTCTTCAAATCCTTTATAGTAATCAGTTATTGATATATAACTCAAAAGGTCTTTTACAGTTGGTTTGGTTACAGTTTTCACATtttactcaattttttaaaatattcaaatggCTGCTTACACAGAGAAGCATGGCATTGGATGACGGCATATAATAGGTCAGATTTGGACTTAGCCAGTGAAGCTTCCAAGACTCTCAAATCCACTAAATAGATTAGGCGAACAAGACAAAGAAACAACAGGATTTGAGAACCCACAAATGGATTACAATGGAAAGAACAATAACCAGCATTCTCACTATTACACAAAATTTTACAAATCCAAAGAGCAATCGTATGAGAATGTGATATGTAAAGAGGAACATAGACAATCTTTTTGCATTGTAACAAGAAAGAAATTCTAACAACTTAATCCAATCAGCCAATCAACTAAAGTTAAACACAACATAGAATCAAATTTAAGATTTGAGCACAAGGGTGCTTGTCAactaaataataacaaaaaagaaCTCATTAATCAGGTTTTCAACAGACTGCAAATATATGTGTGCATTGAGTGTGAGcattagagagggagagagtctACATACCTCAGAACGAAGATAGGGAACAGAGACAGCTGAAAAAACGAATCCGGCAATTATGTAATAAGATGGAGGCCTGCCCTTGATATGAGCTGGGATGAGCCTTTTGTGAGTTGCAAGTTTTATGCTGAAATCAAGGGTCTTTGAGTCACGCAGAACTTTAACTTGAGCATGATCCCCAGTATATTTTTGAGAAACAAGGTAACTAAAACCTATGCGCTCTCCATGCCTGAATGGAACTGAAAATGAAATCCAAAAAAGTTATAAAAAGATATCCACTCACAACAAAAGCAATGATACTTTTAaagtagataaaaaaaaaaaaaaaaaaagtccaaaaTGTCACAGTCCACTAATGAATGTCCAGGGTGCAGTTGCGTAACCAAAAAGTTACATgacagttttaaaaaaaattaaaaaaattaaatttactgTATAAAAAATCCAAATCCAGCATTTAGCAAAACTGCAAAATGGTAAAGGAAGATGTTTCTGTCAGGAACAATTCTTCAACTCAAAATAGGGTTGCACAATACAACAAACTACTAGAAAGAACTGcagaagaaaataatttttgcaacaaTCAGACAAACCAAATTTTCCCCCCCGTACAAAGAAGCCCTACAATGGAACAAGGAATCTTTAATCCATTCATTAGAAAGAGGATGGTGTTAATAACCCTTGCATCAACCTAGCAAGAGACATCAATTCAAAAACTAAATGGTTTGCCCCAATTCTCTCTATTACTGTACCTATACTGAGAAACTGTAGGTGGAAGTCACAACCCAACAAGAACTGTACTCCCACAATATAACAGCTTCCAaagcaataaaagaaaaaaaaatgacactGCATAAAGGCATTCATGTTTATGAAGTATGAACAATAGCCTGTGCACATATATCAACTTCAGTCTAAGAAATTTGCATAACATCAAACTTGCGgctcacatgattgggttgtcTGACCTTTAAATTTCAGACACTGAAAGAAGTCTTTAAATGATTATTAAGGACATAAAACACCAAGATGTGCAAAAATGCATACGAGACGATATTCAATACCTATTAATTATCAAGACCATCAATTAATTATCAAGACCATCAACCACATCATTCCAGTGTGTCGCGAGCTAAGCTTGTtaagggcattatgcttgcctgtgaccgcttatctcgtgtgcttgggatgggtttccatcatgtaaatactaatgtagggttattttctgctagtagagtctttgtaaaccaaataaggcagtatgactcctcggtcactttgatgtttcctagtgtcaggatgataattacataaaaaccactttaggggagggtgagtgttcatcagtcattgtaaaactcactagcaattgtcaacgtgcttagcctacttgcctccctcgctaagtacaccatgtcaacggaggatttgttaatgaattacgtttgcttcaatgtttactgcttgcttaccacggctttcatgaattgattactgtttccgctgcaatctgaatgaatgttaatgaaagtgcttcgtggatgaatgtcggtaaacgataggctggctagctaaacaagagtgctttagctagcgccgcacgccctccacaagggtgtgaaaatagtcggaccgtgacatttggtatcagagccaagtcggtgacacttggtgagagcccaaggttgagttgctacgtgaattcaattgccttcgttgttggatttgggaagctttggtcgtgaccatggcaccaaacactgctgagaggatcAACGTGCTGGAAGCACgggttgagacaacaaccaacactattGCCGCAGAGGTGGCCCAGAtaagagaacttgttgatgaggtgatgggatcacaaaaacgtcaagcaggtttgataggcgacatgtcaaaggactttcgccacacagttgaaactttgcagtcgcggatggcagatctggatgcaaagatgaatgtgatggttcttgctatggggaactccaacactccgggagttagcaagaccaaggtgccagaacccaggacgtatgggggtgcccgagatgccaaggagatagagaacttcttgtttgatgtggagcagtactttcgcgttgtgaagatggcctcagaacaggcaaaggtggatactgtgaccatgtacttgattggtgatgccaaactgtggtggtgtaccaagtatagagaaattgaaaatggaagctgtgtaattgatagttgggcaaacttgaagagagagctcaaggcccaattctttcctgagaatgttgagtataatgcaagaagaaaactgagagatctcaagcatacggggtcgatcagcgaatatgtgaaacaattttctgctttaatgttggatattcgggatatgttggagaaggacaagttgttctattttcttgaggggatgaaaccgtgggcaagaaatgaacttcataggcaaagggttcaagacttgtcaactgcacaagcgactgcagaacgcttgactgactatgctagtgatgataccgcttcgtccaaatggtttggtggagagggaaacaatggaaagtctttcaagaatggcaaacccaagagtaggggacccgactctaaatcatcaacctcaaaggaagcttcgtcgtctcaagggttcaacacatccaatggaaaggggaagagtaaaatttcgtgctacttgtgtagtgggcctcatagagtttttgagtgccctcacaaagcatcacttaatacTTTATAGGCTTCTATTGCAGAACAgacagtggaagacgatggggaagaggatgatgccccgagggtgggttcagtgcggctagtgagcgcattggaaaagcaggaaagaacaccaaaagttacacgagcaaaagggttaatgtttgtggacttgaggataaatgggaaaagtactcgcgctatggtggatacgggagctactcataattttgtttcgcaatcggaagcatggagactcaacttatctttagagaaggatacaggacgcatggaaacagttaactctgtagcccagcctactctgggagtagccaagcaagtgactgtgaagcttggacagtgggaaggtcatgcgaatttcacagcggtgccattggatgactttctagtcattctaggaatggagttcctaagggggacgagagcagtgctgatgccttcggctggttccctgtgtttgatgggagatcactcctgcatggtgcaagtcgttgcaacgaaaggagacgacgggaagtccctttcaaccatacaactcaatgagggattgggtcagggtgagcagacacgtatagccatggtggtggtagacaaaaaagtaggccaagagctggagcctacgaccatccaagcggtgttgcatgagtataaggaggtgtttcCGAATAAGCTGTCTCACAATTTGACTTCACGACGGACGATGgaggatgagatcgagttgttatcaggagtgaaaccacctgctaaagggctaTGTCGGATTgtgcctcgagagatagtagagttggggaagcaacttgataaattggaagcgggatgtgttcgcccttccaaaacaccgttgggagcatcggtgttatttcataggaaacatgaagagcatctatggaaggtgttcgacaggctaagGGCAAACAGTCTgcatgtgaagaaggagaatttctctttcgcttgGCGAAGCAACAAActccttggtcaagtggttgaacaaggttgtatccggagaggtatggagaaggtaaggatgattcaagaacggaagatccccacgacaataaaggagttgcgttcctttcttggccttactaaatactgcaggaagttcgttgaggggtattcgcagagaatgactccaatgatagGACTActagggaggtattattggccgcacacgcgggatgatgtggttgattttACCAAAACTTGTcacacttgccaacaagacaagggggggCGGAAggagtatggtactttcatggccacaccaaagtactgtttggcagagaagacgacacaattgttccttgcgactattgtgaaacattggggtgttccccaagttattatttgtgaccgagacttaatgttcactgacaacttcttgacagggTTTTTCAAGATATTCAGGTCAcctcttgacatctcttcgagttatcaccgacagatagacaaacagatgaagagattcagagagctactagatgagtacttgtgccattgtgtcaatgacaaccagaagaatggcgtgctactatttgatgtggctccattctatggcaatgcccaaaggcgctcaacaaccaacaagagcccttttgagcttgttacaggccagctgccgctgttacctcacacagtgggtgagCCGTACAGAcaaaagagtcccagggcgtacatcttcaccagtgaaggaaGACAGAATCCAGAGTTTGCCCAAGTCTATCTGAAGAAAGCTTCTGAGCAGAGGAAGAAGTGGGTAGATAaggagagaagaccgcagtttcatgtcagcagCCTCAAGtcgttcaacgccaacaccaacgacctgagcatAAGTTAGTTcaacagagcagagttgaagatagtgcaacctgacagacatgacgttgaagagatccttgcagacagaaaattcatatcctcaaggaagaagtggcagaagttcctagtgaaatggaaatgccttgatgacaaagaaatcagctggatttctacgaaagatattcaaccgttcgtggacaaatttgaagtgtacctaccgccaaaagtctacgaggacgtcgaccgcataagttggggagaatgtcacgagttaagcttgttcaaggcattatgcttgcctgtgaccgcttatctcgtgtgcttgggatgggtttccatcatgtaaatactagtgtagggttattttctactagtagagtctttgtaagccaaataaggcagtatgactcctcggtcactttgatatttcctagtgtcaggatgataattacataaaaacctctttaggggagggtgagtgttcatcagtcattgtaaaactcactagcaattgtcaacgtgcttagcctacttgcctccctcgctaagtacaccatgtcaacggaggatttgttaataaattacgtttgcttcaatgtttactgcttgcttaccaCGGCTTTCAtaaattgattactgtttccgctgctatctgaatgaatgttaatgaaagtactTCGTGGAttaatgttggtaaacgataggctgactagttaaacaagagtgctttagctagcgccgcacggcccttcacaagggtgtgaaaatagtcggaccgtgacacgaTGCATATCCTCACCTGTTGGAACTAGGTGAGCTAAAGCTACTCCATTTTAGTTTCTATTTGATCAGACTCCACgcactttacttttttttttaattgattcaTCATATATATTCTTTTGTCAAGAAAACTAGCGGAACTGGCAGTAATTTAACAATTCAGTAAAATTACAAGACACTGCACCTAGTAGGAGTAAAGgctttgttggctttttgagtccgatttatgttttgatgctgacaaacacaagtgtttcttatgtgtgtgtttaagtgctgaacaggtataattcaggtcacacataagatcaaaagAACATGGAAGTCAAGACaagacttaaagctcaaatctagcgtattccatgatgtcaaagagcaaaagagaagaagacataatatttcttttgaaattgcattaatttttattatttggtttgtaataatgcatgcatttacatgatatgtctaaatgctcaaaatgaccgtaaACAGACTTTAGGGCTAACTTAAAAGGCCTTGACCTTAGATACACCCTATGTCCCTGCACgtaactttaaactcaaatctagacttaaatgcacaattttaaTATGCTCAGCGGACCGAACCTGAACCTACatagactttcggtcgaccgaacctcccagggtcaactgttgaccatttggtcgaccacttTTAAAATAAACTTGCACTGCATGGTCGACCAAATTGGCACGTGGCTGATTCCCAACGTTcaggtcgaccgaacttctagttgaaaaatgacctagtcgaccgaacctctgaaTTTAGTCAACCAAACAtatcctggtcgaccaaatctcGGAGGGTTCAAAATCTCTTTGATATGGTCAACCataacctcagttcaaaaatgccacaatTGACCAAACTTGTGAATATGGCCGACCGAATtttaatatggtcgactgaaactctcgagttgaaattttttaaaaatgctaaaacgtcattaacttttaattaaattttttcaaaatactgagcgtgtccccaacggtcataattttcacaaaatctataaatacccctttattactccagattagtaactttgattagcccaaattttctctctaatccattgttaatcaaaattCCCCTAAAACGtcttttattgttaaaatcattcttttggagtcaaatcttttatacaaatctcaccaactctctttcatgcatttatttcaaaatcatttttgatgaaagtattttatttaggacatTTTATTTGCGTTTACTCTCACATagcttttatctttgaaaaacatttttgaaagtaTTTGCTTAAGTTTCCTCCTGGTtatttctttcataaatatttttgggagaaaattatttacagcacaaatattttcttaaacttaaattcctagattctccaaatattctttatttgcaaaaattttataggagaacaatagtacttatttttcacatatattttatttgtacaaattatttagataagcaccctttattctactgagcatatatttcatatcatactagagtgtttGAATTGAGCTTTAATAGTGTACattcatgcttgtatttagaagcttttccatatgtacaaaaatatttttcatgtatcgattgggttcatcccgtaattgaactagggagtctcagcccataagtgagactgattcggttcagcccaaaaattgaactagagagtctcagcctcataagtgagaccggttcggttcaacccggAAATTTAACTaaggttttcctcgccccataaggagaggatgtaaacggcttctgctccacccgtttcaGCGAGCAGGTTAAGAAGAATCCTTGAGGGtatgcctaaggcgaggacataagctagtttggccgaacctcgataataaatattgtgttactctctccttatttcatttaatttatgccctttaaattcagcatgttTATGCTTGTgcatttatggttataattatttgcatgcacacttttatttaaatgagatatgctgcacgtgtatgttcacacttattgtttaatcatttttcatacacgttaTATTGAATAGAATATGATAcatggtgaatcggcgtaaatgtttaatttagccaaaatattttcaaaacccaattcaccccctcctcttaggatcacaccaattccaataggcTTGGTTTGTCGTTCTTATAGTAGTAAAATTACATGACAATTTATGCCTATAAAAAATtgtaaatgtgaaaaataaataacatatGAATGACCATAATACATTGATGTCACAACAAACAATGTCAAATGATTTCCCTTTTGAAGTTTGAGGACAACTTTAAATCAGATCTCCCTAACAATCACCAACTCACCATAATCAAATCTGCAAGAATCTAGTGCAGCAAAATCATGGAAAGAGACCCACCTAAACTCTTcaccttttctttctttctttcttttttttccttttttctctttttgtctCTCCCAAATGAGAGATGAAGGGGAAGTAATGCAGGACAAAACAGCAACAAAAACATAACAGAAAGAACTATggcaaagaaagaaagagtagggaagaagaagaaggaagaagatgaagagggtTGCACAtgtgcgtgagagagagagagagagagagagagagagagagagagagagaacaggaAATCAGTCTGAGATTTAAATGATTAACTGTTTCACACACCTCAGCCACCAAATTAACCCTGACATGACAGAAAATTACGCTACAGTACTATACAAACAAAAGATCTAATACGTGCATTTTGCTTCTAAAGTATACCAAATCGGTGGCCTAAATGATGAAGACAGTCCCCCATTGGGAGGGGAAAAGGAACAAAATGATGTGGTGTATACA
This Malania oleifera isolate guangnan ecotype guangnan chromosome 11, ASM2987363v1, whole genome shotgun sequence DNA region includes the following protein-coding sequences:
- the LOC131167847 gene encoding WAT1-related protein At3g28050-like; protein product: MQQSPHCANTIISSDNQTCDVTQRDHNFLNASVSSCSVSERERERERGGGGGTEGEGEMVGRCCSGSGDVLPFAAIVAMECANVGLNTLYKAATWTGMNYYVFIVYAYAIAALLLLPSPFITHRKGLLPPLNFSVLYKIGLLGLVGSTSQIMGYKGINYSSPTLASAISNLTPAFTFILAILFRMEKVALRSSSSQAKIMGTIVSISGAFVVTLYKGPAIVISSSPSKSLHSLASSQSNWVLGSLYLTTEYLLIPVWYIIQAKIMTEYPSELTVVFFYNLCVAIVAAVAGLVAEVDLSAWRVGLNIALISILCSGFFGSFMSIAVHTWALRLKGPVYVAMFKPLSIVIAVAMGVIFLGDTLHLGSVVGATIISLGFYTVMWGKAKEEVNEECGFRSLDSQSTQKTPLLPS